A genomic window from Streptomyces sp. MST-110588 includes:
- a CDS encoding DUF4232 domain-containing protein, which yields MTARRRRSRRSATYAVLAVAMAGSLALTGCSGGSSSGSSSKSKSRTKSKSKSHSSSSSSTSKGKSGKRTGGGSAAAAGGGAVGSTRSRGARSCGPGIFRFTVYSYYPSDHVVIKATNRSSLTCLLYNHPVIRFGGAKNPLPVMKDSSLLGESVVTVAPKATAWASIPTATAAQKGSGPEHTYATIEFSGRDLDDEARGPQQRVDFPNARLAVGATQVTFWQRTLRQAEHYTKPKS from the coding sequence ATGACCGCACGCCGCCGCCGCTCACGACGCTCCGCCACGTACGCCGTACTCGCGGTCGCGATGGCCGGATCACTCGCCCTGACAGGCTGCTCCGGCGGCAGCTCCTCCGGCTCGTCGTCCAAGTCCAAGTCGAGGACGAAGTCGAAGTCGAAGTCGCACTCCTCCTCGTCCTCGTCGACGAGCAAGGGCAAAAGCGGGAAAAGGACTGGCGGCGGGTCGGCGGCGGCGGCCGGGGGCGGTGCGGTGGGGAGTACGCGCAGCCGCGGCGCCCGTTCGTGCGGGCCCGGCATCTTCCGGTTCACGGTCTACTCGTACTACCCGAGCGACCATGTGGTGATCAAGGCCACCAACCGCAGCAGCCTCACCTGCCTGCTCTACAACCACCCGGTCATCCGCTTCGGCGGTGCCAAGAACCCGCTGCCCGTGATGAAGGACAGCAGCCTACTGGGCGAATCGGTGGTGACCGTCGCCCCCAAGGCGACCGCCTGGGCGAGCATCCCGACGGCGACCGCCGCCCAGAAGGGCAGCGGTCCCGAGCACACGTACGCGACCATCGAGTTCAGCGGCAGGGACCTGGACGACGAGGCGCGCGGCCCCCAGCAGCGTGTGGACTTCCCCAACGCGCGGCTCGCCGTCGGCGCCACCCAGGTCACCTTCTGGCAGAGGACCCTGCGCCAGGCCGAGCACTACACGAAGCCGAAGTCCTGA
- a CDS encoding multidrug effflux MFS transporter, whose product MTSCRQGPPVLLLGLLCAMAPMAIDLYVPALPVIASSLETSPAAVGVTLSANVAGLAAGQLLMGSLSDVLGRRRPLLAGLLVFALASLGCALAPSLAVLTALRFLQGLAGAAGPVLGRAIARDLYSGSRLAQLFGTLSLVMGIAPVCAPVLGGGLLRVSSWHGLFVALAMAGAVLALWSVRSMPETLSPGQRTNTGPSSIFRVYGRLLSNRTFRAYTLTLGALFAILFAYIAGAAFVLQNGYGLTPTAAGAVFALVAACMVAGGAATGRLARRTTPQRILAKATTVLVLAGTGVLAAAWAGAPLPVFLIPLVVQIAAFGLAAPCCTTLAMSGQSGASGSASALLGATQFTTGALVTPLVGLGDADPALAMACVMTGAAVATAIGARIARRATAPQPLSPSQAR is encoded by the coding sequence GTGACCTCCTGCCGTCAGGGTCCCCCCGTCCTGCTGCTCGGTCTGCTGTGCGCCATGGCCCCCATGGCGATCGACCTGTACGTACCAGCTCTGCCCGTCATCGCGTCCTCGCTGGAGACCAGTCCGGCAGCGGTGGGGGTCACCCTGTCCGCGAACGTCGCCGGGCTGGCAGCGGGGCAATTGCTCATGGGCTCGCTCTCCGACGTCCTGGGGCGCCGACGGCCCCTGCTCGCCGGCCTGCTCGTCTTCGCACTGGCCTCCCTGGGCTGTGCTCTGGCACCCTCGCTCGCGGTGCTGACCGCCCTGCGGTTCCTGCAGGGCCTCGCAGGTGCGGCCGGACCGGTGCTGGGCCGGGCCATCGCCCGCGACCTGTACTCCGGCAGCAGACTCGCCCAGCTCTTCGGGACACTCTCCCTGGTCATGGGGATCGCCCCGGTCTGCGCCCCTGTTCTGGGCGGCGGACTGCTGCGCGTCTCCTCCTGGCACGGCCTGTTCGTTGCTCTCGCGATGGCCGGCGCCGTACTGGCCTTGTGGTCGGTGCGCTCGATGCCGGAGACCCTGTCGCCCGGACAGCGGACCAACACCGGCCCCTCCAGCATCTTCCGCGTCTACGGCCGACTGCTGAGCAACCGCACCTTCCGGGCGTACACGCTGACCCTCGGCGCGCTCTTCGCCATTCTCTTCGCCTACATCGCCGGTGCGGCCTTCGTCCTCCAGAACGGCTACGGCCTCACACCCACCGCCGCCGGCGCCGTCTTCGCACTGGTCGCGGCATGCATGGTGGCGGGCGGTGCGGCCACCGGCCGCCTGGCCCGCCGCACCACCCCCCAGCGCATCCTCGCCAAGGCGACCACCGTCCTCGTCCTGGCCGGCACGGGGGTGCTGGCAGCGGCCTGGGCCGGGGCGCCGCTCCCCGTGTTCCTGATACCCCTGGTGGTGCAGATCGCCGCCTTCGGCCTCGCGGCGCCCTGCTGCACCACGCTGGCCATGTCCGGCCAGTCCGGTGCCAGCGGCTCGGCCTCGGCACTGCTGGGTGCCACCCAGTTCACCACCGGCGCCCTGGTCACCCCGCTGGTCGGCCTCGGGGACGCCGACCCGGCCCTGGCGATGGCCTGCGTCATGACCGGCGCGGCTGTCGCCACCGCGATCGGCGCCCGCATCGCCCGGCGTGCGACAGCGCCACAGCCCCTGAGCCCCAGCCAGGCCCGCTGA
- a CDS encoding MarR family transcriptional regulator — translation MDTPDTSSSSPSAEAGAAVFEPSTGYLVWQLGHALGARLERALRDLDLTLAQHNALQHAIHRPGVTSAESARRTGVTAQSMGSAVADLTARGLLERRPHPTNRRMIGLHPTEAGARLAARAKTVVENVNAEALAVLTPPEQATAHLLLHRLITHLNPDALRLPS, via the coding sequence ATGGATACGCCCGATACTTCCTCTTCCTCACCTTCCGCCGAAGCTGGCGCAGCGGTCTTCGAGCCGTCCACCGGCTACCTCGTCTGGCAGCTCGGGCACGCCTTGGGCGCCCGGCTCGAACGGGCCCTGCGCGACCTGGACCTCACGCTCGCCCAGCACAATGCCCTTCAGCACGCCATCCATCGCCCCGGCGTCACCAGCGCCGAATCCGCCCGGCGCACGGGTGTGACCGCGCAGTCCATGGGCAGCGCGGTCGCCGACCTGACCGCGCGGGGACTCCTGGAACGCCGCCCACACCCCACCAACCGGCGCATGATCGGCCTGCACCCCACGGAGGCCGGCGCCCGGCTCGCCGCCCGCGCGAAGACGGTGGTCGAGAACGTCAACGCCGAGGCGCTCGCCGTCCTGACACCCCCGGAACAGGCCACCGCCCATCTGCTCCTGCATCGTCTGATCACGCACCTCAACCCCGACGCCCTGCGCCTGCCCTCCTGA
- a CDS encoding helix-turn-helix transcriptional regulator, whose translation MPDAEGHPHREEMTLRTVLNALSDPLRYEVVARLVQEPEGTTRTCASFGFPVSKSTLSHHFRVLRESGLILQVDRGNSRAAELRREDLQARFPGLLDLVAANPEHGGPD comes from the coding sequence ATGCCCGACGCCGAGGGGCACCCCCACCGCGAGGAGATGACCTTGCGGACGGTCCTGAACGCCCTGTCGGACCCGTTGCGTTACGAGGTGGTCGCCCGGCTCGTCCAGGAGCCGGAGGGAACTACGCGGACCTGCGCGTCCTTCGGCTTCCCGGTCTCCAAGTCGACGCTCAGCCACCATTTCCGGGTGCTGCGCGAGTCCGGCCTGATCCTTCAGGTGGACCGTGGCAACAGCCGCGCCGCCGAACTGCGCCGCGAGGACCTCCAGGCCCGCTTCCCGGGCCTGCTCGACCTGGTCGCGGCCAACCCCGAGCACGGCGGCCCGGACTGA
- a CDS encoding NHL domain-containing thioredoxin family protein, whose protein sequence is MHERCCPGVHPRAPRRARVRAPELIGKGGWLNTGGKELTLADLRGKCVVVDFWTFCCVNCLHVLDELRELEERHRDTVVIIGVHSPKFVHEAEHQAVVDAVERYGVEHPVLDDPELATWKQYAVRAWPTLVVIDPEGYVVAQHAGEGHAHAIEKLVEELEAEHTAKGTLRRGDGPYVPPEPVASDLRFPGKALRLPTGTFLVSDTTRHQLVELAADGESVLRRIGSGERGLGPDSFNEPQGLALLPDGKVAVADTVNHAIRTFDPVSGVIETVAGTGRQWWQGSATSGPAREVDLSSPWDVAWWKDRLWIAMAGVHQLWTYDPETGTVRAVAGTTNEGLVDGPAAEAWFAQPSGLAAAGDRLWVADSETSAVRWVERSAEGDGDDQDGDDEDGDDAGAYVVRTAVGTGLFDFGHRDGDAGQALFQHPLGVTALPDGSVAVSDTYNHALRRYDPHSGEVTTLATDLREPSDAVLVDDDIVVVESARHRLTRLRLPEEAVRVAAVAHRTQRAATEVAPGKLRVDVVFQAPAGQKLDTRYGPSTRLLVSSTPPELLASGDGAGTDLARDLVLADGVSEGVLHVSAMAASCDDDPEIEYPACHVHQQDWGVPVRVTEGGVARLGLVLAGMDSQDGSERDSAE, encoded by the coding sequence GTGCATGAACGATGCTGCCCCGGCGTCCACCCCCGCGCGCCCCGCCGTGCCCGTGTCCGTGCCCCCGAGCTGATCGGCAAGGGCGGCTGGCTGAACACCGGAGGCAAGGAGCTCACCCTCGCTGACCTGCGAGGTAAGTGCGTTGTTGTCGACTTCTGGACATTTTGCTGTGTGAACTGTCTGCATGTTCTGGACGAGCTGCGGGAGCTGGAGGAGCGGCACCGGGACACCGTGGTGATCATCGGGGTGCACTCGCCGAAGTTCGTGCACGAGGCGGAGCACCAGGCCGTCGTGGACGCGGTGGAGCGGTACGGCGTCGAGCACCCGGTGCTGGACGATCCCGAGCTGGCCACGTGGAAGCAGTACGCCGTACGGGCCTGGCCGACACTGGTGGTCATCGACCCCGAGGGGTACGTCGTCGCGCAGCACGCGGGCGAGGGGCATGCCCATGCCATTGAGAAGCTCGTGGAGGAGCTGGAGGCCGAGCACACGGCCAAGGGCACGCTGCGGCGCGGTGACGGCCCTTACGTACCGCCGGAGCCGGTGGCGAGCGACCTGCGCTTCCCCGGGAAGGCGCTGCGGCTGCCCACCGGAACGTTTCTGGTCTCCGACACCACCCGGCACCAGCTCGTGGAGCTGGCGGCGGACGGCGAAAGCGTGCTGCGCCGGATCGGCAGCGGTGAGCGCGGGCTGGGCCCGGACTCCTTCAACGAGCCGCAGGGGCTGGCGCTGCTGCCCGACGGCAAGGTCGCCGTGGCCGACACCGTCAACCACGCCATCCGTACGTTCGACCCGGTCAGCGGCGTGATCGAGACGGTGGCCGGGACGGGCCGGCAGTGGTGGCAGGGGTCGGCGACCTCCGGGCCGGCCCGCGAGGTGGACCTCTCCTCGCCGTGGGACGTGGCGTGGTGGAAGGACCGGCTGTGGATCGCGATGGCGGGTGTCCACCAGCTCTGGACGTACGACCCGGAGACCGGGACGGTACGGGCCGTGGCGGGGACGACCAACGAGGGGCTGGTCGACGGACCGGCCGCCGAGGCGTGGTTCGCGCAGCCGTCCGGGCTGGCGGCGGCCGGGGACCGGCTGTGGGTCGCGGACTCGGAGACCAGTGCGGTGCGGTGGGTGGAGCGGTCCGCCGAAGGGGACGGGGACGATCAGGACGGGGACGACGAGGACGGGGACGATGCGGGGGCGTATGTCGTCCGTACGGCTGTCGGGACCGGGCTGTTCGACTTCGGGCACCGGGACGGGGACGCCGGGCAGGCGCTGTTCCAGCATCCGCTGGGCGTCACCGCCCTGCCGGACGGCTCGGTCGCGGTCTCGGACACCTACAACCACGCGCTGCGCCGGTACGACCCGCACAGCGGCGAGGTGACCACGCTGGCGACCGACCTGCGCGAGCCCTCCGACGCGGTCCTGGTCGACGACGACATCGTCGTGGTGGAGTCGGCCCGGCACCGGCTGACCCGGCTGCGGCTGCCCGAGGAGGCCGTACGGGTCGCGGCGGTCGCCCACCGCACCCAGCGCGCGGCCACCGAGGTCGCGCCCGGGAAGCTGCGGGTGGACGTGGTCTTCCAGGCCCCGGCGGGCCAGAAGCTCGACACCCGGTACGGGCCGTCCACGCGGCTGCTCGTCAGCTCGACCCCGCCGGAGCTGCTGGCCTCGGGCGACGGGGCCGGGACGGACCTGGCGCGGGACCTGGTGCTGGCGGACGGGGTGAGCGAGGGTGTGCTGCACGTCTCGGCGATGGCCGCGTCCTGCGACGACGACCCGGAGATCGAGTACCCGGCCTGCCATGTCCACCAGCAGGACTGGGGCGTGCCGGTCCGGGTCACCGAGGGCGGCGTGGCGCGGCTGGGGCTCGTCCTGGCGGGGATGGACAGCCAGGACGGGAGCGAGCGCGACAGCGCGGAGTAG
- a CDS encoding DUF6458 family protein, whose product MGIGWCIGLLAIGGILTFAVDWHMAGVNVHLVGLILMAVGVIGIAAYVSIFKRRRMQPPSPAAPVVEENHRMHYGD is encoded by the coding sequence ATGGGCATCGGATGGTGCATCGGTCTGCTGGCGATCGGGGGCATCCTCACGTTCGCCGTGGACTGGCACATGGCCGGAGTCAACGTCCACCTGGTCGGCCTGATCCTGATGGCCGTCGGCGTCATCGGCATCGCCGCGTACGTCAGCATCTTCAAGCGCCGCCGCATGCAGCCCCCGAGCCCGGCGGCCCCGGTGGTGGAGGAGAACCACCGCATGCACTACGGGGACTGA
- a CDS encoding BTAD domain-containing putative transcriptional regulator yields MEFSLLGPIAVRSGPHELALGPAKRRSVLALLLLRPNTTVPLTQLIDALWEDEPPEHARTVVQGHVSRLRATLAEGGAEAYGIELATHGSAYLLRVTEEMIDAHRFGELVSLARPQAAPGDAVPLLREALGLWHGPALTGTVPSPPFAAAAHALEERRLSAVEALARAHGALGEHEQAAATLYTAAVGNPLREGLIAALIRALFRTGRRSDAIEWFHRTRRLLKEELGINPGERLSAAYEEILRAEGVGGGRAAGAGRGSGGGSGSGSGSGFGSGSGAGSAGAVGGAGPGRAVSGGAAYGRAVSGGTAYGRPAGNVPAQGGPAAGTSYGDGLAGSGTDQARQGLQGVAPHASAVGESALQAAAEAADAASAQTIPGIQTAPGTQPVPGAQPTPGAQPAPGAQPTPGAQAASSTHTPAGARTAPAVPGSRLLPRPPARFLGRDRQLAQLSTILLPGEGGESPLAVVTGPAGVGKTACAVQWAHLNAAAFPDGQLFADLRGFGDDEEAGPVEILRDFLLALGTPPEHVPSSAPAASALFRSLVAGRRLLVVLDNARDSAQVRPLLPGGPYCATVVTSRSRLDGLVATDWARPVALQPLTDEEGVALLRAMLGAERIDEDPEAARELVALCDGLPLALRAAAAQLTARPGRRLARMAAALRDERRRLALLSAEDAGIAAALRTSVARLSPDDARLLSTLATSADGHLSASLAATLAGADPEEIQDGLDRLAQMHLVDEQATDVYTISTLTQLFARDEGPAGGPAGGPAGGAVEGSAGTADEKPAGGTDEGSAGRR; encoded by the coding sequence TTGGAATTCTCCCTGCTGGGCCCGATCGCCGTCCGGTCCGGTCCCCATGAGCTGGCGCTCGGCCCGGCCAAGCGGCGCAGCGTGCTGGCGCTGCTCCTGCTGCGGCCCAACACGACGGTGCCGCTGACGCAGTTGATCGACGCCCTGTGGGAGGACGAGCCGCCCGAGCACGCCCGTACGGTCGTCCAGGGCCATGTCTCGCGGCTGCGCGCCACGCTCGCCGAGGGCGGCGCCGAGGCGTACGGCATCGAGCTGGCCACACACGGCTCGGCCTATCTCCTGCGGGTCACCGAGGAGATGATCGACGCCCACCGCTTCGGGGAGCTGGTGTCGCTGGCGCGCCCCCAGGCGGCACCGGGCGACGCCGTACCGCTGCTACGCGAGGCGCTGGGCCTGTGGCACGGGCCCGCGCTGACCGGCACGGTTCCCAGCCCGCCGTTCGCCGCCGCGGCGCACGCGCTGGAGGAGCGGCGGCTGAGCGCCGTCGAGGCGCTGGCCCGGGCCCACGGCGCGCTCGGCGAGCACGAGCAGGCCGCGGCCACCCTCTACACCGCGGCGGTCGGCAACCCGCTGCGGGAGGGGCTGATCGCCGCCCTCATACGGGCGCTGTTCCGCACGGGGCGCCGGTCGGACGCGATCGAGTGGTTCCACCGGACGCGGCGGCTGCTCAAGGAGGAGCTGGGCATCAATCCGGGCGAGCGGCTGAGCGCGGCGTACGAGGAGATCCTGCGGGCGGAGGGGGTCGGCGGCGGCAGGGCGGCCGGCGCCGGCAGGGGCTCCGGGGGCGGCTCTGGGAGTGGTTCCGGAAGTGGTTTCGGAAGTGGTTCCGGGGCCGGTTCCGCTGGTGCTGTCGGCGGGGCGGGCCCGGGCCGGGCGGTGTCGGGCGGGGCGGCGTACGGCAGGGCGGTGTCGGGCGGGACGGCGTACGGCAGGCCGGCCGGGAACGTACCGGCGCAGGGTGGCCCCGCTGCGGGCACGTCGTACGGAGACGGCCTGGCCGGCAGCGGGACGGATCAGGCGCGGCAGGGTCTTCAGGGGGTGGCCCCGCACGCGTCGGCCGTTGGAGAGTCGGCGCTTCAGGCCGCCGCGGAAGCGGCGGATGCCGCAAGTGCCCAGACGATCCCGGGGATTCAGACCGCGCCAGGCACCCAGCCAGTACCGGGTGCTCAGCCAACGCCGGGTGCCCAGCCAGCACCGGGTGCCCAGCCCACACCTGGTGCCCAGGCAGCCTCAAGCACTCATACGCCCGCCGGCGCTCGGACAGCCCCGGCGGTACCAGGCTCCCGGCTGCTCCCCCGCCCACCGGCCCGGTTCCTCGGCCGCGACCGCCAACTCGCCCAGTTGTCCACGATCCTGCTGCCCGGCGAGGGCGGCGAGAGCCCGCTCGCCGTCGTGACCGGACCGGCGGGCGTCGGCAAGACGGCGTGTGCCGTGCAGTGGGCCCACCTGAACGCCGCGGCCTTCCCCGACGGGCAGCTCTTCGCCGACCTGCGCGGTTTCGGCGACGACGAGGAGGCCGGCCCCGTCGAGATCCTCCGCGACTTCCTGCTCGCCCTCGGTACGCCTCCCGAGCACGTGCCCTCCTCCGCCCCGGCCGCCTCCGCCCTCTTCCGGTCACTGGTCGCCGGGCGCCGGCTGCTCGTCGTACTGGACAACGCCCGCGACTCGGCGCAGGTGCGTCCGCTGCTGCCCGGAGGGCCGTACTGTGCCACCGTCGTGACCAGCCGCAGCAGGCTCGACGGGCTGGTCGCCACCGACTGGGCCCGCCCGGTCGCCCTTCAGCCGCTGACGGACGAGGAAGGGGTGGCCCTGCTCCGCGCCATGCTCGGCGCCGAGCGCATCGACGAGGACCCGGAGGCGGCACGGGAGTTGGTGGCGCTGTGCGACGGGCTCCCGCTCGCGCTGCGCGCCGCCGCCGCACAGCTCACCGCACGTCCGGGCCGGCGCCTGGCCCGGATGGCTGCCGCACTGCGTGACGAGCGGCGCCGGCTGGCCCTGCTGTCGGCGGAGGACGCCGGGATCGCGGCGGCGCTGCGGACATCCGTGGCCCGGCTCTCGCCGGACGACGCACGGCTGCTCAGCACGCTCGCCACCAGCGCCGACGGACACCTGAGCGCTTCCCTGGCGGCCACGCTGGCAGGCGCGGACCCCGAGGAGATCCAGGACGGCCTGGACCGGCTCGCCCAGATGCACCTGGTGGACGAGCAGGCCACCGACGTCTATACGATCAGCACTCTCACCCAGCTCTTCGCCCGCGACGAGGGCCCGGCTGGGGGCCCGGCCGGGGGCCCGGCAGGGGGCGCGGTCGAAGGGTCGGCCGGGACCGCGGACGAAAAGCCTGCCGGGGGTACGGATGAGGGGTCGGCCGGCCGCCGGTAG
- a CDS encoding M18 family aminopeptidase, which yields MSTSARFDRGLTDDLMSFLAASPSPYHAVANAAERLEKAGFRQVAETDAWDGGGGTAQERKAMGTGGKYVLRGGALIAWYVPEGATPATPYRIVGAHTDSPNLRVKPLPDTGSRGWRQVAVEIYGGTLLNTWLDRDLGLSGRVTLRDGSHRLVNVDRALMRVPQLAVHLDRSVNTDGLKLDKQRHMTPIWGLGEVREGDLISFVEEEAGVPAGEIRGWDLMLHSVEPPAYLGRDRELVAGPRMDNLLSVHAGTAALAAAAAREDLPYIPVLAAFDHEENGSQSDTGADGPLLGTVLERSLYARGGSYEDRARAFAGTVCLSSDTGHAVHPNYSERHEPGHHPLPNGGPILKVNVNQRYATDGSGRAVFAAACERAGVPWQTFVSNNAMPCGTTIGPITAARHGIATVDIGVAILSMHSAREMCGAEDPYLLANALTAFLEG from the coding sequence ATGAGCACTTCCGCCCGCTTCGATCGCGGCCTCACCGACGACCTGATGTCCTTCCTAGCCGCCAGCCCGTCCCCGTACCACGCGGTCGCGAACGCGGCCGAGCGGCTGGAAAAGGCCGGGTTCCGGCAGGTGGCCGAGACCGACGCCTGGGATGGGGGCGGCGGCACGGCCCAGGAACGCAAGGCGATGGGTACGGGCGGGAAGTACGTCCTGCGGGGCGGTGCGCTCATCGCGTGGTACGTGCCCGAGGGTGCCACTCCCGCGACTCCGTACCGAATTGTCGGAGCACACACCGACTCGCCCAATTTGCGCGTCAAGCCGCTGCCGGACACCGGCTCGCGCGGCTGGCGGCAGGTCGCCGTCGAGATCTACGGCGGGACCCTGCTCAACACCTGGCTCGACCGCGACCTCGGGCTGAGCGGACGCGTGACGCTGCGCGACGGCAGCCACCGGCTGGTGAACGTGGACCGGGCGCTGATGCGCGTACCGCAGCTCGCCGTCCACCTCGACCGGTCCGTCAACACCGACGGGCTGAAGCTGGATAAGCAGCGCCACATGACGCCCATCTGGGGCCTGGGCGAGGTCCGCGAGGGCGACCTGATCTCCTTCGTGGAGGAGGAGGCCGGTGTGCCGGCCGGGGAGATCCGGGGCTGGGACCTGATGCTGCACAGCGTCGAACCCCCCGCCTACCTGGGCCGGGACCGCGAGCTGGTGGCCGGTCCCCGGATGGACAACCTGCTGTCCGTACACGCCGGTACGGCCGCGCTGGCGGCAGCCGCCGCCCGGGAAGACCTGCCGTACATCCCCGTCCTGGCCGCCTTCGACCACGAGGAGAACGGCAGCCAGTCCGACACCGGCGCCGACGGCCCGCTGCTCGGTACGGTGCTGGAACGTTCGCTCTATGCCCGCGGCGGATCGTACGAGGACCGGGCGCGCGCCTTCGCCGGGACCGTCTGCCTCTCCTCCGACACCGGCCACGCCGTCCACCCCAACTACAGCGAGCGCCACGAGCCGGGCCACCACCCGCTGCCCAACGGCGGCCCCATCCTCAAGGTGAACGTCAACCAGCGGTACGCGACCGACGGCAGCGGGCGCGCGGTGTTCGCGGCGGCCTGCGAGCGGGCCGGCGTGCCGTGGCAGACCTTCGTCTCCAACAACGCGATGCCCTGCGGCACGACCATCGGCCCGATCACCGCCGCCCGGCACGGCATCGCCACCGTCGACATCGGCGTGGCCATCCTCTCCATGCACTCGGCGCGCGAGATGTGCGGCGCCGAGGACCCGTACCTGCTGGCCAACGCCCTGACGGCCTTCCTGGAGGGCTGA
- a CDS encoding DUF4232 domain-containing protein — translation MPRTAARPAAASRTGRQVRTLRVATAGLTAVAAAFTLTACGGQDPLQVADAKPFRPFTQSDPYDTSDSYDTSDPSAPYIPRSGAGTGTDTGTGTSGAARVSAGPGFGPGSGHPGTSHTPHTPRAPRATGTSRTACDATKVTVTAEPVPHTTGRLLLKATNTSATDCVLYAYPYLRFGGSLTPVAPLLDSRPQTAVTLAPGESGHAAVRTCSADGSGGDSRVTTSLRVALTARHRSVFAEVEGSTLPRPPRTVKVRLPEAASPTVPGGGTVRVDATARVTYWQRAANAATNW, via the coding sequence ATGCCGCGCACCGCCGCACGCCCCGCCGCCGCCTCCCGTACCGGCCGCCAGGTCCGTACGCTGCGGGTCGCCACCGCCGGGCTGACCGCCGTCGCCGCCGCGTTCACCCTCACGGCCTGCGGCGGGCAGGACCCCCTCCAGGTCGCCGACGCCAAACCGTTCCGCCCCTTCACCCAGTCCGACCCGTACGACACCTCCGACTCGTACGACACCTCCGACCCGTCCGCCCCGTACATCCCACGCTCCGGGGCCGGCACCGGCACCGACACCGGCACCGGCACCTCCGGAGCGGCCCGGGTCTCCGCAGGCCCCGGCTTCGGCCCCGGCTCCGGTCACCCCGGCACCAGCCATACGCCCCATACACCCCGTGCGCCCCGTGCGACCGGTACGTCACGCACCGCCTGCGACGCCACGAAGGTCACCGTCACGGCCGAGCCGGTCCCCCACACCACCGGCCGCCTGCTGCTGAAGGCCACCAACACCTCTGCCACCGACTGTGTCCTGTACGCCTATCCCTACCTGCGGTTCGGCGGTTCCCTGACCCCTGTCGCCCCCCTCCTGGACAGCCGCCCGCAGACCGCCGTCACCCTCGCGCCCGGCGAGTCCGGCCATGCCGCCGTCAGGACCTGCTCCGCCGACGGTTCCGGCGGCGACAGCCGCGTGACAACGTCGCTGCGGGTCGCCCTGACCGCCCGGCACCGTTCGGTGTTCGCGGAGGTCGAAGGCAGTACGCTCCCACGGCCGCCCCGCACCGTGAAGGTGCGACTGCCTGAAGCGGCTTCCCCCACGGTGCCCGGTGGCGGCACGGTCCGCGTCGACGCCACCGCGCGCGTGACGTACTGGCAGCGCGCGGCGAACGCAGCCACCAACTGGTGA
- a CDS encoding alcohol dehydrogenase catalytic domain-containing protein, which translates to MQAVTAHASSAQIHLDTIPVPEPGAQDVLVRVAAAGLAPGMMTLLSRGAFRHLPTVLGHEAAGTITAVGPEAEAHGWAPGQRIRVHPQLNCRTCAACTTDRDMLCAQQAMIGHAAFGPAPMPLYARYHDGGLAEYIRVPHWLLDPLPDNVSFDLGAKVHDLANALRALKLAALRPGSALVVTAATGTMGTATIKLAPYFGIARLILVARSRARLDAVSRLAGSLPTDTVALEELDTDWATNSGLTARLRHLLPQGADAVLDYTPDGPTTWQATAALATGATMVHMGGNPTPCPFPALTLMTNCWRLIGTRSCTRSDVHEILRLMETGLLQAEDLITHRYPLAEVRTALHMLQTRTEPMWMAVINPSQPPHQKP; encoded by the coding sequence ATGCAGGCCGTCACCGCCCACGCCAGCTCCGCCCAAATCCATCTGGACACCATTCCCGTCCCTGAACCCGGAGCGCAGGACGTCCTGGTCCGCGTCGCCGCCGCCGGACTCGCCCCGGGCATGATGACCCTCCTGTCCCGTGGGGCCTTCCGTCACCTGCCCACCGTCCTGGGCCACGAGGCCGCCGGCACCATCACCGCCGTCGGTCCCGAGGCGGAGGCCCACGGTTGGGCGCCAGGACAGCGGATCCGCGTCCATCCCCAGCTCAACTGCCGCACCTGCGCGGCCTGCACCACCGACCGCGACATGCTGTGCGCCCAGCAGGCCATGATCGGCCACGCCGCCTTCGGTCCTGCCCCCATGCCTCTGTACGCGCGCTACCACGACGGCGGCCTGGCCGAATACATCCGAGTGCCCCATTGGCTGCTCGACCCACTGCCGGACAATGTCTCCTTCGACCTCGGCGCCAAAGTCCACGACCTCGCCAACGCCCTGCGCGCACTGAAACTCGCCGCGCTACGCCCCGGCTCCGCCCTGGTCGTCACCGCCGCCACCGGCACCATGGGCACCGCCACCATCAAGCTCGCCCCCTACTTCGGCATAGCCCGGCTGATCCTCGTCGCCCGCTCTCGCGCACGCCTGGACGCCGTGAGCCGGCTCGCAGGCAGCCTGCCCACCGACACCGTCGCCCTGGAAGAGCTCGACACCGACTGGGCCACCAACTCCGGCCTCACCGCCCGGCTGCGCCACCTGCTGCCCCAAGGCGCCGACGCCGTACTCGACTACACACCCGACGGCCCCACCACCTGGCAGGCCACCGCCGCTCTCGCCACCGGCGCGACCATGGTCCACATGGGCGGAAACCCCACCCCCTGCCCGTTCCCCGCCCTCACCTTGATGACCAACTGCTGGCGCCTCATCGGCACCCGCTCCTGCACCCGCTCCGACGTCCACGAGATCCTGCGCCTGATGGAGACCGGCCTCCTCCAGGCAGAAGACCTGATCACCCACCGCTATCCGCTCGCCGAAGTCCGGACCGCCCTGCACATGCTGCAGACCCGCACCGAGCCCATGTGGATGGCTGTCATCAACCCCTCCCAACCACCCCACCAGAAGCCGTAA